One Gemmatimonadaceae bacterium DNA window includes the following coding sequences:
- a CDS encoding alpha/beta hydrolase, whose protein sequence is MRGEFVDLDGVRLYCYAFGQRGAGHPLVLVHGAFTSSHLWQDVLPRLPKGHRVLVLDLLGHGRSDPPGAHAMTVAAHAQRLSQLLDVMGVRQAMLIGHGMGAAIAARVAHEQPQRVAHLMCVNPLLLAADPRDATITRRLRRLTWLLPLWRRLSPGWLASALHAALLPCFAHRDVGARSLDVYLKPFQLRDGRQAACAQLAALGASRGDTVAALAPGAIACPTALVLGATDPFLSTSRAQRIAAALQQATSGRLTTLTLAGAAHVAPEEAPDRLGTAVADLLTR, encoded by the coding sequence ATGCGCGGCGAATTCGTGGACCTCGATGGGGTCCGCCTCTACTGCTATGCCTTCGGGCAGCGGGGCGCCGGACATCCGCTGGTGCTCGTGCATGGGGCCTTCACCTCGTCGCACCTCTGGCAGGATGTGCTCCCTCGCCTGCCCAAGGGGCATCGCGTGCTGGTGCTCGATCTGCTGGGCCATGGCCGCTCCGATCCGCCGGGTGCGCATGCCATGACCGTGGCCGCTCATGCGCAGCGGCTGTCCCAGCTCCTGGATGTCATGGGCGTCCGCCAGGCGATGCTCATTGGCCACGGCATGGGCGCGGCCATCGCCGCCCGCGTGGCCCATGAGCAACCGCAGCGCGTGGCGCACCTCATGTGCGTCAACCCGTTGCTGCTGGCCGCCGATCCGCGCGATGCGACCATCACGCGCCGGCTACGCCGACTCACCTGGTTGCTGCCGCTGTGGCGTCGTTTGTCGCCGGGCTGGCTGGCGTCGGCGCTGCACGCCGCGCTCCTCCCCTGCTTTGCGCATCGCGACGTGGGCGCGCGCTCCCTCGATGTGTATCTCAAGCCCTTTCAGCTGCGCGATGGACGCCAGGCGGCGTGTGCGCAGCTCGCCGCGCTGGGCGCGTCGCGTGGCGATACCGTGGCGGCCCTCGCCCCCGGTGCCATCGCCTGCCCCACGGCGCTCGTGCTGGGGGCGACGGATCCGTTCCTGTCCACCAGTCGCGCCCAGCGGATCGCGGCCGCGCTGCAGCAGGCAACCAGCGGCCGCCTGACGACGCTTACCCTCGCCGGTGCCGCACACGTGGCCCCCGAGGAAGCCCCCGACCGCCTCGGCACCGCCGTGGCGGATCTTCTCACGCGTTGA